The Chitiniphilus purpureus sequence GACCTTGACGGTGGTCTGCCACGCCGTGCGACGGGCATCGCGCCAGGCTTCCAGCAGGTCGCGCAGTTCGCGGATGTCACGGGCGGCGTGGCCGTTTTCCAGGCCAAGGTGGGTCAGGACACGCTCGGCTCCGCGTTCAGCGGCGCGGTCCAGCAGTTCGTCGAAGTCCTCGCGGCGCAAGAGGAGCATGTTCTCGACGAGCGCAGGCTGTTGTTGTTCGGGTTCGGTCATTGCGGTCTCCAGAAATGCGAAACCCGCCTCGTGGGCGGGTTTCTGGTGGGTACGAAGATGGGAAGTCAGATGGCGATGCCAGCGCTCCAGCCGGTGGACTTGTAGGCCGAGAGCTTGGCCTCGTCCTCGATGTAGCAAAGCCAGCCGATCTTGGGCGAGTGGTACTCCCAGGCATCGGCAATGCGCACCGCGATCTGGTTGGTTTTTCCGGCCCACACGCCCGTGGCAGCCGCAGGCACGATGTAGCGGTCGCCGTTGGTGGGGCTGGTAGGTGGCGTGGTCAAGTCGCGGTCTTTCACGGACAGGCCGACCACAGCGCCGAGGCGCTTGAGGTTGACATCCATGCCAGTGTCCCAGCCGCTCTCGCCGAGCGTCCAGCCGTAGTTGAGTCCAAGGTTCGGGTCGGTCGATGACATGGTCTATCTCCAGAGGTTCGATGCTTGGCGAATGCGCCGGACTGCTTCCGGATCACCGGTTCGGTGGCTTTGCTGCGGATGTTGTCGCCAATGCCGCCCGACGATGGGCAGGTACAGCACGCCGCCGCGCTTGG is a genomic window containing:
- a CDS encoding DUF6127 family protein, which codes for MTEPEQQQPALVENMLLLRREDFDELLDRAAERGAERVLTHLGLENGHAARDIRELRDLLEAWRDARRTAWQTTVKVITTGILAALLVGAAIKLKLMGGPQ
- a CDS encoding DUF2793 domain-containing protein yields the protein MSSTDPNLGLNYGWTLGESGWDTGMDVNLKRLGAVVGLSVKDRDLTTPPTSPTNGDRYIVPAAATGVWAGKTNQIAVRIADAWEYHSPKIGWLCYIEDEAKLSAYKSTGWSAGIAI